tggcaaagtctaaacgggcagttttgtgccgttgaaggagacgaggtctttgaatgcgttttttaaacccttttcccgcagatgcagtctgatggttattgcgctgcagttggcAGCAggaagggccttaatgtgggtggaagaccgccctgtgtcttgatggacagccaatcagatcctccggctcagcgcaggtgtgatttttttggggtctaccacttgacttttttgttccataatgctcaggatcttttaaaaaatgtagaatgactgtcttactgctcccaacctcagcaacaatggcacgctgcgaaaggccttgcttatgcagctcggcaatccgaccacgttcaaaaagagaaagcttcttagctttagccatcaggagggcatgacagtgtgaatgcctgacagaaaatgaacattttgagcagattttggcttttatagcctatgatcttaaacttttgatcagctgataaacagcctatttcagttttgggctttttttgtttaaattaaaagttcaaaatgttttttgtctcactcccccttcttgtttttgcatattgtagctccacttaaaacctcattcagatccaaatgtgcaaaatgcaaatttgagcaattggtcttaagattttgatcaggtcgtATATGCTTTTCATACTGTATTAAGTTTAAGAGACACTCAAAAGTCATAAGACTACTTTTTCTTGAACTAAACTGTTTTCTCTTTAAACCACAGAACAGCAGAGTGCTGAATGTGTACAAAACAGTTCCTTCATGAGTCTCGTCTGTTCCGAGTCTTACACAACAAGGTCCTCTTTTATTGGAGTCTTGCAGACCAAATGAATGTCTGCCACCCGTGAGTTATGTGTGGTGCTTTCTACTGTGTTGGTTGTATGTTATTTTGAGTTTGTTTTATGCAACAGAAAGTAATGCACAGTCAACTGTGAAGCACTTTATCAAGTGACTGGATAAATATTCTGATCCCCTTTTTTTGAATAACTTATCAAACCATTGTcgaaaaatgtatgaaattgatataccgtaatttccggtgtataagccgctacttctTTCTTAAACATTGAACCCTGCTCtcataatcatttaaatactgtgccgctcgcaagtcagtgagtcagcccatcggaaatcacaggaggccattactcagcataacagcctgactcacggtgtcgtcttacaaagaatgcaaaaattatcacacagcaacttaacactcaaaggtaAGTAAGAAATAAAGatgacaagtaccaatatgagtttaacttaatatagttttgtttttttattctaaacttgtattggtacttgtatatttcttatctACCGTTTGAgtgttacgttgctgtgtgatgattttagcgtcgtaagatgacacagtgagtcatgTTATATTGTGTTGATAACTTTGTTGCGATCGCGAACTACcgccggtagatcgccaaggtagtatgggtcgatcgcgtaaacgtcactttgtagatgtcatatgacatcagtcggctgacattaagctaccctcctgattcgctcttgctcccccgtggtgtttcaagctacacacggagacgCAACTTTCAtcgttattattctgattacggataaactaactgagcGCTAAGATGCTTATGTCTAAAACAAAAGTTATCCTTTCACTTATAGTGGCcggttacgtagaaaaaaagtcaactgttgatggctttgcttcgcgtcatgaactctactatgcaaatgtgtgttttttacacttctgtttcttaaactattatttcatgatgaataggaaaatgtgtccattgctgaaacctttttaatatgttgacttggcttcggctgcattgtcttctgcataatcattttcatttcttctatatctgtaatgtttgatagcacatgctaactggacataaaacatgaactgtgtgtctaatgaatgtTACGTAACTACTTTGACGGACATGTTAgcggtactcaggttatgtacacaactgtggaattatgtgtaattacctttattgccatgttgaatataattatgatatcagCTACTCTGATTAtctgtttattttgaaaatgtgaatgtgaaactgtaatcattaatatttacaatagtatttcatagtttaccggttagattatatttatatgttgtatgttttatagaaagaagGTCGATCTTTCGACTTgaaacttgcatgctgaaaaagtgcgtgcacccctgatatacatgtataacgtacatatttttttttttacatattttttttataaatatagtaaatgtatttattttctatttttatagtaggaggtacgTGGGGCTTGGTCATTTTCAAAGTAGCTGGCAGGCTGAAAacgtgtgagcacccctggacTACATGAAAGCAGCAAGTAAACGTGTGCCGATTTTATGATGTGAATGCTTTACATCTGGAATTAGATGAACTAGTCAGAAAGCACACCGTAATAAAATGACAGAAGTAGTCCTCTGCTTCATGTCAGTTGATATGCAGGAGACATTTGTCCCAGTAACTTTAAGCCCACTAACCTCATGTCAGCTAGATGAATGAGTAACCAGAGTTGGTTACGACTGCAATGGGCGGGCCGGAGTCTCCCATCATGCAGGCCAATAACACGAAAGGGTTGCTTGGCATGCAGCTGCTGGAGCGTTGCATAACCTCACTGCAAGTTCACTCACTCATCGATTTGCCTCCTCACGATGGCAGCTGCGAAGAAAGTGTGCATTATTGGATCTGGAAATTGGCAAGTAGTGGCGCTGATGCTAAAACGAGTAGCGAGAGATGAGCTGTTGAATAGGGCTAATCATGTGTGGTACATTGCTATTTTGGCTAGCCATCTTAGCATCGCCGGGAAAACGGCTAGCTAACCAGCCAGTTTTCTCAGCGCGatgtttgttgcttttgttttgctgGGCAACCTTCACCATATAACTTGTCCATTAAGCCACTAAGCCATTGTTTTTTCGCTATATTGTACCCCAAGGCTGAGTACGGTTCACACTACCGTTACTTGCTTTTGGTGGCTTAATGTCGTCTTTTTAAATTACTTTGCGTAGTGTTTCAGAATTTGATGGCACTTGAGTTGACACGCTGCACGATGTCACTACGTCTTCTTACAGCTATTGcgtaattataaaaaaaatgcacacaaattgCGGGGAACTACTCGCTATTATTAGGGTACTGGACGGGAAGAACGTGTTCTCATACATAACGACATccgtttttcaaattaaaaggcACATTTAGGACAACTGTCCGtgtaatttattaatataaacCATTCCGTGTgaatatttccatccatccattttctacaccacttctcctctttagggtcgcgggggcatgctggagcttatcccagctgactggtcgccagccaatcgcagggcacatatagacaaccattcacactcacattcatacctacagacaatttagagtcgccaattaacctaacatgcatgtttttggaatgtgggaggaaaccggagtacctggagaaaacccacgcacttgaaaatagtttttttttttgcaaattcgGTTACAGGCCGATTACAGCTTAATTGTGTTACTCAGTACAATTCCTCACTAtacttgtatgtattgtatCGTATATAAAGGGTCGTGCATCACCTACGACATCCTCCTGAGACCCAGAAGTGCATTTTTGACctctcaagtctcaagtaaggaTGTGCAAattcaagtcaagacaagacagatcGATCTAAGTTGGAAGTCATAGGTTTGACATTTTTCAGTCCTTACAAATCATAAGCagtttagtgtctcccaagtAAAATGCAATTTAAATTTAATTAGACAAATACAAtggatgcattttgaattgttttatttatttttttcaataaaatacgaCCAGGGTGACAAGACTTAGTcgcagaaaaagagtgctgacacagCATTTTGGATTTACACAACCCacatgtttgttcttaaacctgattggacgttaatagatgcattcaatgaggtcGATGCAaagagaaaatatgttgtcttcgATCATGCTAGTTGAATACTTGGAATACTCGACACATTCGCTGAAAATCTGGAGTATTTTCAaatcatcagactaaagtccgtgTCATTGACGTTAAAGTCCGAGTCAAGTTGCAAGTCTTTTGACGAGACTGTCAAGTCCAAGTTGCGTGACTGGAGTCCAAACCTCTTGACTACTACTTTTTCAGATAAAATGATGAAGATGGTTCATGCGACAAATGCATCGAGATGCAgaaaatgcatgtgtgtgtgaacgAGAGGAAAAActgcttcattcattcattcataatgtGACAAAAAAGAGTGGCGTGAAATTTACAAAATGCAAGAAAAGTTCAAGTTCAAACGActgttttcaatgtattttttcatgttcaatgaatattattaatgtattattatcaaTGAATATAACTTCATAACTGTAAAAACTGAATCTAAAAATGTAGGCAAATAGCGTTATAAAGTGTTCTACATTAACCTTTTTTCTTGATTAAAGATAAACCAGCAGGACATGATAATGGATGAAAGAATGAATCAGTTGGCAATACCATTGTCCACTGCAAAGCACAttgcataaaacacatttttcagctcagaaaattattattattataaaaactgATTTTTCTGGGTCTCAGGAGGAtcgactgtactgtatatcacattTCAGCACTTCAAACAAAATGGGGTTTCTCTCATCTTTTACCCCAAGTGTGACTTTAGCATATCGTTTTGGCTAAACACTAACTTAAAACTATGAACAACACAGGGGCTCTGCCATTGCCAAGATAGTGGGTGCCAATGCCGCTCAGAATCCCAAATTTGACAACACAGTAAAAATGTGGGTGTTTGAGGAGACTGTGAATGGGCGCAAACTGACTGAAATAATCAACACTGACCATGAGAATGTCAAGTACCTTCCCGGACACAAGCTACCAGCAAATGTGGTAAGACCAAGTTGGTTTCTCATACCTTACCTGAAGAGTTGAGTTCAGACTCGAACTATGTTGCTTTGCTCTTTCTGCTAGTGCATGGATGCTTGTTTTCTTGAGCCTTTTGCGTTCTACAAACATTCCTTGTACCTGCTTTTTGTCGTTTTATGTGAAGATCTTATCACTCTGTGCAATCGTTGTTTGTCTCTGTGTATTCTCAAAGCACATTGCTCCATGTCCGACGTTAAAGCATCACACTTTCTACCTTCTCCTTTATTGGATGTCATTGTTTGTCCTCAGCTGGCTGTACCAGACCTGGTGGAGGCATCCAGTGATGCAGACATTCTGGTGTTTGTCATCCCACACCAGTTTATTGGCAAAGTGTGTGACACCATGAAGGGGAAAATAAAGAACGATGCGCTGGGGATTTCCCTTATCAAGGTTGGACTTTGcagcacagtcgtccctcgctatatcgcggttcggtcattgctccctcactctattgcgtttcTTCAAAATCCCGATCACCCCCAAAAGCTATTTTGAAGACAGACAAACGCCAGCAAAAAAGTGTGCTCTTCTGGTAACCATGATTACCTCCAAGGAAACACATGCAGTCACCATTGCTTAGATAAAAcggataaacgccggcaaaattacccaattaatcgacaactattttggttatCGATtaatagttttttaaaatttgatttcagcctctcaaatgtgaatatttttgaatgtcctcagtcatccatgaaatccaatttattatctttgtgttttagccaaaacaagatattcacacacatcagctttcactttggaaaacagtgatgggcatttttgcttcATATTACGGTAATTTTGTCCATCTATAGCCTAACCGACGGATTACTACATTAActgaaacaagcttcagattaatcgactgcGAAAATTGtcttgattgtatttttgtgtacagttgttttactgaagctatttgacaaatattttgatcttttttttaattatttaacattattttaacagaatattcaagcggaaatctggtgtttgtgcacttattcgctctgtcagttcaaatattctatttctgaataaagagacggaaattaagtgttttttttttaaatccgatTATTCAGAAAAAATAATCGACTGAttattttatgatatttattaattatgttaatAATCGAATATTAAAATAAACGTTAGTtgcccccaacatcacttcctgtccatggaTTTTGCTCCCCGTCAAGGTAAACtgtgttaaatggcttattttctctgattctatctactatattgggtaataccaatgtaaaggtgattatatgggtgttatttcatgtctagatggctctaataatgttaaaagatgTATTTAGAAGACCGTGAACAGGATTTtaatgccataactacgaaaatattccatttataaaggaaTCCTAATTCACGGGAATTCACtagccgcgataaacaagggattacttgCATTGTAGTTTCATCTGAATATTCATACTTTCTCCATCAACTTTTTTCAATGCGTCTTCCACAGGGAGTTGACGAGGGACCCGATGGACTCAAACTCATCTCTGATGTGATCCAGGAGAAGCTTGGCATTGCTATGAGTGTGCTGATGGGGGCCAACATCGCCAATGAAGTTGCTGATGAAAAGTTTTGCGAGACCACCATTGGTTAGTCTTCATTTATTGCCTTGACTTTGACTTGGGCTACGAAATAATCTGTTGTGCCTATCAGCATTGAACAAATGCACCATTACACCTCAACAGTCACACTCTTGTAGTCTAATTGAATCAAGTTTACGattatttttatgaaatgtGATATGAAAGTGTATTAGAAAATTCTTTTATTACACTGGGAGTGATTTTTAATCGTATTTTAGGGATCACTCAGTCTTACCACCTCCATGAAGGTTGTCTTTGCTTGTTTTCCTGCGTCTTCAACGGGATTATGCAACAACTTCTAGACAGCAGCCATCTctgtaatttatttaaatttgcaGTCTGGGTTTGTCTCTctttagggaaaaaaacaaaataacaacaacagcaattCATGCTCTTCCAAGTTAGTCTTTTGAACATACAAAGCAAGTGTTCTCGCTAGTTGAGGTTCTTATGAAGTGTCTTGCTTCCTCAGGATGGGGTGAATTAAATCATTTTGCCTCCTTTTAGTTTTTGTGTAAATACCAAAGAGCTGCTTTTACATTCCTGTAGTGTACGAAACATTGAACATAAGACAGCTAATTGTATGACGTAAAACCACACAATAGCTCATTTTCAGATTCAAAGTTCTCGAGATGAATTTCTACAAAGTCGCTGATTGCCTGTCTTAAAATATTGGTTGGATTTCTGTCTTTCAGGGTGTAAGAATAAAAACCACGGGGCTCTTCTAAAGGAACTCATGCAGACCAACAATTTCCGTGTTACTGTAGTGGAGGAGCACGATGTGGTGGAAATCTGTGGTGCTTTAAAGGTGAGTTTCCAAGGTAAACAAATGATGATGTTGTCTGTGATAAGAAGAGACGCTCGACTGGTTTTCTTGCCAATAtctgatatgccgatattgtccagcacttcattacggATCCCGATATTGGTAGCAGCTCTTCTCTCAAACTGTAACACAGTATTTGTCTTGGATGCATtttgcaaataaacacaaaataaaacaaacaaatgtaacaAATGCTGTAATACGCAATGCCAGTTATagaaaagtgccatatttatttgagtcattaaaaagtcatgaccaatagtcaacatGTCCTCCTACAAGTACTATCAAGAGCATGATACAGTTTGAAAAGCGTCATACTTTTATGTGGCACAAATAtctgtataagaacaaagtacagcgcaaagtatgaaactctcgacgaatacaatcagtgaaattataaactggctACAGCTgggtagttttgttttttttttttcccagggcCGACTACCGTTGCTTATTTTGCTGCACAGAACTGCGTGTTAATCcgtgtgattcttcctgaggtgtgatattagattagaaatATTGAAGGACGACTCCGTACTCACGCCTTGCATAATCAGCACTtttcagtcattgcaaattgcatatttacaatctgaCGGTGAAACTTGGAAGTAATTCCACACCGTGGACATACTGAGTTTGATGAAGTCTCACTCGTGCATTGATATCAACATCTACAGAAAAGCAGATCCCGATATGATcagatatctcatttttatgccaatatcaactGATATTAACAGACATATCGAGTGATAAGACTTTGGGTTCTTGTGTCTTTTGCAAAATTGATGAGAAACTGCATTTCATTAAAGTGAAAATCTGTATCGCAACTTTTCTTCTCTCCATGTGCCTTAGAACATTGTTGCTGTCGGGGCAGGTTTCTGTGATGGTCTG
Above is a genomic segment from Dunckerocampus dactyliophorus isolate RoL2022-P2 chromosome 1, RoL_Ddac_1.1, whole genome shotgun sequence containing:
- the LOC129184586 gene encoding glycerol-3-phosphate dehydrogenase [NAD(+)], cytoplasmic isoform X2 — its product is MGGPESPIMQANNTKGLLGMQLLERCITSLQVHSLIDLPPHDGSCEESVHYWIWKLLAVPDLVEASSDADILVFVIPHQFIGKVCDTMKGKIKNDALGISLIKGVDEGPDGLKLISDVIQEKLGIAMSVLMGANIANEVADEKFCETTIGCKNKNHGALLKELMQTNNFRVTVVEEHDVVEICGALKNIVAVGAGFCDGLGFGDNTKAAVIRLGLMEMIAFARIFCTAGPVSSATFLESCGVADLITTCYGGRNRKVAEAFVKTGKSIEELEKEMLNGQKLQGPATAAEVYLILKHKDLVDKFPLFNAVYQICYQGHPVTGFISCLQNHPEHM
- the LOC129184586 gene encoding glycerol-3-phosphate dehydrogenase [NAD(+)], cytoplasmic isoform X1, translated to MAAAKKVCIIGSGNWGSAIAKIVGANAAQNPKFDNTVKMWVFEETVNGRKLTEIINTDHENVKYLPGHKLPANVLAVPDLVEASSDADILVFVIPHQFIGKVCDTMKGKIKNDALGISLIKGVDEGPDGLKLISDVIQEKLGIAMSVLMGANIANEVADEKFCETTIGCKNKNHGALLKELMQTNNFRVTVVEEHDVVEICGALKNIVAVGAGFCDGLGFGDNTKAAVIRLGLMEMIAFARIFCTAGPVSSATFLESCGVADLITTCYGGRNRKVAEAFVKTGKSIEELEKEMLNGQKLQGPATAAEVYLILKHKDLVDKFPLFNAVYQICYQGHPVTGFISCLQNHPEHM